From a region of the Candidatus Melainabacteria bacterium genome:
- a CDS encoding DUF559 domain-containing protein, with translation MDSVGLYQTSARGLIATDFSEECESLLEAAIINLKSRGINPVVIAGDALYRQGEFLWEQAVQHTRFGRPLASQFELDMTGADVLILRNVEAPETAHHLWYLYHHVFYPRALAGKPLLMTSPLTLDELHKYGAACDDFEFAGRKVTWQKLAWLMEATSLDLAHYRTLKDEALPPMLKAEHVLLNALKERGLAVQPQHVLGDYMLDMAMIDRDRKLDIECDVLTSLDSTGANAWQAKKNLLLLSDGWKVLKFTTAEIISNTHACVDVVEEVWTQGRKRSSIGRLLSGQAAASVPELPVDDDVQRLVITHGAGPCAVEGGAGTGKSSCIIHRVAYLLAQGINPDRILVISHSQDTVKSLKSAVEAISDRQAAQRVSFHSWHDLGLKILKENLSAVKRKPPLKVESNPQKVIQRLLTKHKKDLDPVTLELSEELDEFTIASLISLYKANLITPKHLKERSKSDVDELVSKVFQGYEDQLQKINRIDKDDMVSLAAHALVDQVDLRTKYQNQYDYVLVDEYQDATAAGDLMARILAAPQDNLYLTGDEDEAIYESKGGLPRLMADVSLRMPNARCYILEKNWRCHPAIVDHTRQLIANLSRRRVQKDMTSGWGAAPTTAIIGPQFSESEEAEAEWVADEISILIDSGRNPQEIAVLYRYHRYGIIIEEALSRRNIRCVTSHPEAGLVPDEVGDVMAFLKLVMDPDGPKARESFERVCQLRVKEVDPKLSSTIASFAEANNLSYLKAVEIYSEAVAEQSCLDLSQLVRIIRTMHQENCAPAETISLLKRTQRLSDYYRAVKVPPGVNYEPLRKLTALEEEARNYKTVAEFVKAQTATPARGSTSAGFDSDHVVHILTLHEAKGKEFAVSFLVGLAEGLFPADSAMDLEEERRLCYVGMTRAKELLYLSFPSIFNNVGLQPSSFLVEARLMAQQPMHIPAPTLPPAAPQAVTQPPPAPAKVAPSQPAAKPQTPAQPVQPQPQPVQPQPQPVQPQPQPVQPQPQPVQPQPQPVQPQPQPVQPQPQTVQPQPVQRPPQPVQPPPQPVQPPQPVQTRPQPIQQPIQQPPQPIEQPRQPVQQSTQPVQAQTPAQPVQPQSQAPQPVQQLPQPVQQPRQPVQQPTQPVQQQPQSVQQQPQPVQQQPQPVQEQPQPVQQQPQPVQPEALRAQSQREPSVQAEQPGLRQDPSVLDDFSPGAPPVHTPVNSQVVTRAATSKPVHTLGNAAAGFHKAFQEQILDQHAAQQREIAASLLAAEAAEKKEPPPRPGRKSKAEAAQDAAAGMGPVQAALQRRNKAKQQQAVTEAASAAAKPTEGASNTVEPVVESEALGALPESSAQKESVALAPEAVSSPTVSSFEQAAAMQSALEARAEETDQAQAALLAAQQKMQAARNQQASHDPNTGETVIIKADLSIAHDAIAPDPVQRFTGAPPVGKRRGTTDKSAQTQPAAQEVPMAQPAQPVQPALEPAAQTQTSSDPQSTQHYPWSIPAQTAEPALAESFQPAPQSDESERYSSLTSDVPPGVVVHNGPVSKGRKKDPNQVPVPVESPSLQPGIQPTLSETETVASYDYTLPPDVGGKAQQQAISADLGGYVPPAPDEQQKMYQMFEPPLPLSTEELLAEALSSHDDSDAAFAGRSAQLDGINSSFEGEQVGQYEQSYDQSHQSYDRGTGHPASSTEEAYDAAYQSDQFDEYDDSYSPAPVQNNQAMLQDSAVWEDSESDMEHRPRCTGCGTFLEVGSQFCGECGHRLEARIPGCHLCGSPLEPSAKFCGECGSKCGSVRPAPPMPERLLDAHRIPDRQSEEYEQYRAQSTEKPTQRSWVVKLLKMLET, from the coding sequence GTGGATAGTGTCGGACTTTATCAGACATCCGCCAGGGGGCTGATTGCTACTGACTTCTCGGAGGAGTGCGAGTCGCTTCTCGAGGCAGCCATCATCAATTTAAAATCGCGTGGAATCAACCCGGTTGTCATCGCCGGTGATGCCCTTTACCGGCAGGGTGAATTTCTCTGGGAGCAGGCCGTACAGCACACCAGGTTTGGCAGACCGCTGGCCAGTCAGTTCGAATTGGATATGACCGGTGCCGATGTTTTGATTCTGCGGAACGTCGAGGCACCAGAGACAGCACACCACCTCTGGTATCTCTATCACCACGTTTTTTATCCCCGTGCACTGGCTGGAAAGCCTTTGCTGATGACAAGCCCGCTCACCCTGGATGAACTCCATAAATATGGTGCCGCTTGCGACGATTTTGAATTTGCAGGACGCAAAGTTACATGGCAAAAGCTTGCCTGGTTGATGGAAGCAACATCTCTTGACCTGGCTCATTATCGGACGTTGAAAGACGAAGCACTGCCTCCGATGCTCAAGGCAGAGCATGTATTACTGAATGCACTGAAAGAGCGTGGACTGGCAGTGCAACCGCAGCATGTCCTCGGTGACTACATGCTCGACATGGCTATGATCGATCGCGATCGCAAGCTTGATATTGAATGTGATGTTCTGACGAGTCTGGATTCAACTGGTGCCAATGCCTGGCAAGCGAAGAAGAATTTGCTTTTGCTGAGCGATGGTTGGAAGGTCTTGAAGTTTACGACTGCCGAGATTATCAGCAACACTCACGCCTGCGTAGACGTAGTGGAAGAAGTGTGGACACAGGGAAGGAAACGTTCTTCAATCGGCAGGCTGCTTTCAGGGCAAGCTGCTGCAAGTGTTCCTGAACTGCCTGTCGATGATGACGTTCAACGCCTCGTCATCACTCATGGTGCGGGTCCATGTGCGGTGGAAGGTGGTGCGGGCACCGGCAAGAGCAGTTGCATAATTCATCGAGTCGCTTATCTGCTTGCCCAGGGGATAAATCCCGATCGCATTCTTGTCATATCTCATTCGCAAGATACGGTTAAGTCGCTCAAGAGTGCTGTGGAAGCGATATCGGATCGGCAAGCGGCACAGCGCGTCTCCTTTCATTCCTGGCATGATCTTGGACTCAAGATTTTGAAGGAAAACTTGAGCGCCGTGAAAAGAAAACCGCCTTTGAAGGTCGAGTCTAATCCGCAGAAAGTCATTCAGAGATTACTGACAAAACACAAAAAAGACCTTGATCCGGTTACGCTGGAGCTCTCAGAAGAACTTGATGAATTCACGATTGCGTCTTTGATTTCGCTGTACAAGGCCAATTTGATTACGCCCAAGCACTTGAAAGAGAGAAGCAAAAGCGATGTCGATGAACTGGTTTCAAAAGTCTTTCAGGGTTATGAAGATCAGCTGCAAAAGATCAATCGCATTGATAAGGATGACATGGTTTCTCTGGCTGCTCATGCCCTTGTAGATCAGGTCGATTTGCGAACAAAATATCAAAACCAGTACGATTACGTACTGGTGGATGAGTATCAGGATGCCACTGCGGCTGGTGATCTTATGGCGCGTATCCTGGCGGCTCCGCAAGACAATTTATATCTCACAGGTGATGAAGACGAGGCCATTTACGAGAGCAAAGGAGGCTTGCCGCGCTTGATGGCAGACGTTTCGCTACGCATGCCGAATGCTCGTTGTTATATTCTGGAAAAAAATTGGCGGTGTCACCCGGCAATCGTTGATCACACGCGTCAGTTGATAGCGAACTTGAGTCGGCGCCGCGTCCAGAAAGACATGACTTCCGGTTGGGGAGCGGCTCCGACGACTGCCATCATCGGACCGCAATTTTCGGAAAGCGAAGAAGCTGAGGCGGAATGGGTCGCAGATGAGATTTCCATTTTGATTGACAGCGGTCGCAATCCGCAGGAGATAGCCGTTCTCTATCGCTATCACCGCTACGGCATCATTATCGAGGAGGCTCTTTCGCGTCGGAATATCCGTTGCGTTACGTCGCATCCGGAAGCGGGTTTGGTGCCAGACGAAGTCGGCGACGTCATGGCTTTCTTGAAATTGGTAATGGATCCTGATGGACCAAAAGCGCGTGAGTCGTTCGAACGCGTTTGTCAATTGCGTGTCAAAGAAGTCGACCCGAAGTTGTCTTCGACAATAGCCAGTTTTGCCGAGGCCAACAACCTTTCTTATCTGAAGGCGGTTGAAATTTATTCAGAGGCTGTAGCCGAGCAATCGTGTCTTGATCTGTCTCAACTGGTGCGGATTATTCGTACGATGCATCAGGAAAATTGTGCTCCAGCCGAGACGATATCGTTGCTGAAACGGACGCAGCGGCTGAGTGATTACTATCGGGCGGTGAAAGTTCCTCCTGGCGTCAATTATGAACCGCTTCGGAAATTGACAGCACTGGAAGAAGAGGCGCGCAATTACAAAACTGTCGCGGAATTCGTCAAGGCTCAAACGGCAACTCCGGCGCGGGGCTCCACGTCAGCGGGCTTTGATTCGGATCACGTGGTGCACATACTTACTCTGCACGAGGCGAAGGGCAAGGAGTTTGCCGTGTCGTTTCTGGTCGGATTGGCGGAAGGATTGTTTCCCGCAGACAGCGCTATGGATCTGGAGGAGGAAAGGCGCCTTTGCTATGTCGGAATGACTCGTGCGAAGGAGCTCTTGTACTTGTCATTTCCATCAATATTCAACAATGTTGGACTTCAACCATCGTCATTCCTTGTAGAGGCGCGACTGATGGCGCAACAGCCGATGCATATTCCGGCACCGACTTTGCCGCCTGCCGCACCACAGGCGGTGACTCAGCCGCCGCCCGCGCCCGCTAAAGTTGCCCCGTCCCAACCAGCGGCTAAGCCGCAGACTCCGGCACAGCCGGTCCAGCCGCAACCGCAGCCAGTCCAGCCGCAACCGCAGCCAGTCCAGCCGCAGCCGCAGCCAGTCCAGCCGCAACCACAGCCAGTCCAGCCGCAACCGCAGCCAGTCCAGCCGCAACCACAGCCAGTCCAGCCGCAACCACAGACAGTCCAGCCGCAACCCGTTCAGAGACCACCCCAACCGGTTCAGCCACCACCGCAGCCAGTCCAGCCACCGCAGCCGGTCCAGACGCGACCACAACCGATTCAGCAACCGATTCAGCAACCGCCGCAACCGATTGAGCAACCACGGCAACCAGTTCAACAGTCAACGCAGCCGGTCCAGGCGCAAACCCCGGCACAGCCAGTCCAGCCACAATCGCAAGCGCCGCAGCCAGTTCAACAACTGCCGCAGCCCGTCCAGCAACCGCGGCAACCAGTTCAACAGCCAACGCAACCAGTACAGCAACAACCGCAGTCCGTTCAGCAACAACCGCAACCAGTACAGCAACAACCGCAACCAGTACAGGAACAACCGCAGCCCGTTCAGCAACAACCGCAACCAGTCCAGCCAGAAGCGTTGCGAGCTCAGTCGCAGAGAGAACCGTCTGTGCAGGCAGAACAACCAGGACTTCGGCAAGATCCTTCAGTTCTTGATGATTTCAGCCCCGGGGCGCCGCCTGTTCACACGCCTGTAAATTCTCAAGTTGTGACACGGGCAGCAACTTCGAAGCCGGTTCACACGCTCGGAAACGCAGCAGCAGGTTTTCACAAGGCATTCCAGGAGCAGATTCTGGATCAACACGCGGCACAGCAAAGAGAAATTGCAGCCTCACTGCTTGCTGCCGAGGCTGCTGAAAAGAAGGAGCCTCCGCCGAGACCTGGTCGTAAAAGCAAGGCGGAAGCCGCTCAAGACGCTGCTGCCGGCATGGGCCCGGTTCAGGCTGCGCTTCAGCGCCGGAACAAGGCGAAACAACAACAGGCTGTAACGGAAGCGGCCAGCGCAGCTGCCAAGCCGACTGAAGGAGCGTCGAACACTGTTGAGCCTGTCGTAGAATCTGAGGCGCTCGGAGCCTTGCCGGAGTCATCGGCACAGAAGGAGTCTGTGGCTTTAGCACCTGAAGCGGTATCGTCGCCCACGGTGTCTTCATTTGAACAGGCTGCCGCAATGCAGTCGGCTTTAGAGGCAAGAGCGGAAGAGACAGATCAGGCTCAAGCTGCGTTGTTAGCTGCTCAGCAAAAAATGCAGGCGGCACGGAACCAACAAGCATCGCATGATCCTAATACCGGCGAAACAGTAATCATCAAAGCGGATCTTTCCATTGCGCATGATGCGATCGCGCCGGACCCAGTTCAACGCTTTACTGGTGCACCGCCTGTTGGAAAGCGGCGCGGTACGACGGATAAGAGTGCGCAGACACAACCGGCTGCCCAGGAAGTGCCCATGGCACAGCCCGCTCAACCCGTTCAGCCAGCGCTCGAACCTGCTGCTCAGACACAAACGTCATCAGATCCACAATCTACTCAACACTACCCATGGTCGATTCCTGCACAGACCGCAGAACCGGCTCTGGCTGAGTCATTTCAGCCCGCTCCTCAAAGTGATGAGTCTGAAAGATATTCCAGTCTGACCAGTGATGTGCCACCAGGAGTAGTGGTACATAACGGACCGGTCTCTAAAGGCAGAAAGAAAGATCCGAACCAGGTTCCTGTACCTGTAGAAAGTCCAAGTTTACAGCCTGGCATACAGCCAACACTTTCGGAGACAGAGACAGTTGCTTCTTACGATTACACCTTGCCGCCCGATGTAGGTGGCAAGGCTCAACAGCAAGCAATTTCCGCTGATCTGGGCGGATATGTGCCGCCTGCTCCCGACGAGCAACAGAAAATGTACCAGATGTTCGAGCCACCTCTGCCGCTTTCCACCGAGGAGCTTCTTGCTGAAGCGCTCTCATCTCACGATGATTCGGATGCTGCTTTTGCCGGTCGATCTGCTCAGTTGGACGGTATCAACTCGTCGTTTGAGGGCGAACAGGTCGGGCAGTATGAGCAATCTTACGATCAATCTCATCAATCTTACGATCGAGGCACTGGTCACCCAGCCTCCTCGACTGAAGAAGCTTATGACGCTGCATATCAATCGGATCAGTTTGACGAATATGATGACAGCTATTCGCCTGCGCCGGTTCAAAACAATCAGGCTATGTTGCAAGATTCCGCTGTCTGGGAAGACAGCGAGTCTGATATGGAGCATCGTCCGCGGTGCACCGGTTGCGGTACTTTTCTTGAAGTGGGTTCCCAGTTTTGCGGTGAATGTGGACATCGACTCGAGGCTAGAATTCCAGGTTGTCATCTTTGCGGCTCCCCACTTGAGCCATCGGCAAAATTCTGTGGTGAGTGCGGTTCCAAATGTGGTTCGGTTAGACCGGCACCACCTATGCCCGAACGCCTCCTCGATGCTCACAGAATTCCTGACAGGCAAAGTGAAGAGTACGAGCAGTACCGGGCGCAATCGACGGAGAAACCTACTCAAAGAAGCTGGGTAGTTAAGCTTTTGAAGATGCTCGAAACGTGA
- a CDS encoding response regulator transcription factor translates to MDPKITILVVEDHEVMRFGLKSLLSNVEGFEVVGEASNGKEAIEKAKKLKPRVIVMDIVMPMMNGIEASHLLKEAVPATKIIMFTSFETQSYVFAALAAGAHGYCLKNVTTNNLIAAIKTVDSGAAWFDREIAEIVLNYIKTGLAQGDLEVKKLTLSPREIEVLTCVTEGLTNNEIASRLMVSVETVKTHLKRIMDKLEVSDRTQAAVQALKQGLLK, encoded by the coding sequence ATGGATCCAAAAATCACCATTCTGGTCGTAGAAGACCACGAAGTAATGCGCTTCGGCCTCAAGAGCTTGCTCTCGAATGTCGAGGGTTTCGAAGTTGTGGGTGAAGCGAGTAACGGTAAAGAAGCGATCGAGAAGGCAAAGAAACTCAAGCCCAGAGTCATTGTCATGGATATCGTCATGCCCATGATGAACGGCATCGAAGCCAGCCACCTTCTGAAAGAAGCTGTGCCCGCTACAAAAATCATCATGTTCACGTCCTTCGAAACACAGTCTTACGTCTTTGCTGCTCTGGCAGCCGGAGCGCACGGTTACTGTCTCAAGAACGTCACGACAAACAACTTGATAGCGGCAATCAAAACCGTGGATAGCGGAGCCGCCTGGTTTGATCGCGAAATCGCAGAAATTGTTCTGAACTACATCAAGACGGGATTAGCTCAGGGCGATCTCGAAGTAAAAAAACTGACACTGTCACCAAGAGAAATCGAAGTTCTGACTTGTGTGACTGAAGGATTGACCAACAACGAAATTGCCTCTCGCCTGATGGTTAGCGTGGAGACAGTAAAAACACACCTGAAACGTATCATGGACAAGCTCGAGGTCTCAGATCGCACACAAGCTGCAGTTCAAGCACTTAAGCAAGGGCTCCTGAAATAA
- a CDS encoding GNAT family N-acetyltransferase, which translates to MGIVKNKASEKKNKAPEELVIKLLSEKDVDIFWTLRLKALKDEPHSFGADYDESTALDPKEVAGRLVCNDDNFVLGAFCPDLIGYIGFVRQKTKKMRHQGTLWGLYLLPEYRGRSIARQLMVASIMYAQELPDLEYLKLTVTIPNKPATKLYKSLGFEKYGVEPAALKVDGKYVDEALMQLKLHQD; encoded by the coding sequence GTGGGTATTGTGAAAAACAAAGCATCAGAAAAGAAGAACAAGGCACCGGAAGAGCTAGTGATCAAGTTACTTTCCGAAAAGGACGTGGATATTTTCTGGACGCTGCGCTTGAAGGCTCTTAAGGATGAGCCGCATTCTTTTGGCGCTGATTATGATGAATCGACGGCGCTTGATCCGAAAGAGGTAGCTGGACGGCTTGTCTGCAACGACGATAATTTTGTGCTGGGTGCATTCTGTCCAGATTTGATTGGATATATTGGCTTTGTGCGTCAAAAAACCAAGAAAATGCGCCATCAGGGCACACTTTGGGGCTTGTACCTGTTGCCTGAGTATCGCGGTCGGAGTATTGCTCGGCAGCTTATGGTGGCATCGATTATGTATGCACAGGAATTGCCTGATCTGGAATATCTGAAATTAACCGTGACCATTCCCAACAAACCAGCGACGAAGTTGTATAAATCGCTTGGTTTCGAGAAATATGGAGTCGAGCCGGCTGCTTTGAAGGTGGATGGTAAGTACGTCGACGAAGCTCTGATGCAATTGAAGCTGCATCAAGACTAG
- a CDS encoding dephospho-CoA kinase: MAKTEHPYILGITGTISSGKSLVGKLLAERNVPVFDSDSIVHDLLRLETPTRKAVVERFGENIVDPERNGAIDRVRLGKVVFSDTTARKDLEAIVHPAVIKETRRRINELPENSIAAVLAPLLFEAGLQNEYNEIWAVTTDLETLKQRLRQRDNLSDSEVEKRLAAQWSQEKKASLSDAVIDNSGTPQNTAQQVDLLLEKIKHKLELERVQ, encoded by the coding sequence TTGGCTAAAACAGAACATCCGTACATACTCGGAATTACGGGAACGATTTCTTCCGGCAAATCACTGGTTGGAAAGCTCTTAGCTGAGCGAAACGTGCCTGTTTTCGATTCGGATAGCATCGTTCACGACCTGCTCCGTCTTGAGACGCCCACTAGAAAGGCAGTAGTGGAGCGCTTCGGCGAGAACATCGTAGATCCGGAAAGGAATGGAGCTATCGATCGCGTCAGGCTTGGAAAAGTTGTCTTCTCAGATACAACGGCGCGAAAAGACCTGGAGGCAATCGTGCACCCGGCTGTCATTAAAGAAACTCGGCGACGAATTAATGAATTGCCGGAGAACTCGATTGCAGCAGTATTAGCACCACTTTTGTTCGAAGCCGGTCTGCAGAACGAATACAATGAGATATGGGCGGTTACGACCGACCTGGAAACATTGAAACAGCGTTTGCGACAACGAGACAATCTCTCCGATTCAGAAGTGGAAAAAAGACTGGCTGCCCAATGGAGCCAGGAGAAAAAGGCATCCCTCTCCGACGCCGTTATAGACAACTCAGGCACACCCCAGAACACTGCGCAACAAGTTGATCTTCTCCTTGAAAAAATCAAACATAAGCTCGAACTTGAACGCGTCCAGTAA
- a CDS encoding tetratricopeptide repeat protein, translating into MALSIHRTIANILIQGAISLAYSCAAPAMTPAALYPAGSASAPMTLMQKGQRFMELGQYSQAEECFRQSAVEHPRDASVHYFLANALVYEKKHPQAMEEYNLAYRLDPYGPVSGYCRKALMTYRLHGAPPPCESEENEPISAAERLGITVPKESGHGAVVRVIRSQVEREKSRHRQYAESIAATMVRGGETRAKIIERNAQDAINEALNSPMRMRPFENPFTAIENRKLQIEQMRKEAEEAAKHERDAAAEKSDSYKRWSLDHEFSLDEIASNLEAQLLMKSLPGSARLRPEGTGLFVRYYGRSNNDVDVHNSVAHFTDHRSFENDDAEDAREQEDTGKLVQKAHNQRPLQVREGTVRGALIK; encoded by the coding sequence ATGGCACTATCGATCCACCGCACGATTGCAAACATCTTGATACAGGGGGCGATTTCCCTGGCGTATTCTTGTGCTGCGCCGGCCATGACTCCAGCGGCGCTCTATCCGGCTGGTTCGGCAAGCGCTCCGATGACCCTCATGCAGAAGGGGCAGCGGTTCATGGAGCTGGGGCAATACTCTCAGGCAGAAGAATGTTTCAGGCAATCAGCTGTGGAACACCCTCGCGATGCGTCGGTTCATTACTTTTTAGCCAACGCTCTCGTCTATGAAAAGAAGCATCCGCAAGCGATGGAAGAATATAACCTGGCTTACAGGCTCGACCCGTACGGACCCGTCTCTGGATATTGCCGCAAGGCTTTGATGACTTACCGATTGCATGGAGCACCTCCCCCATGTGAAAGTGAGGAGAATGAGCCGATTTCAGCTGCTGAGCGGTTGGGAATCACTGTGCCGAAGGAAAGTGGGCACGGGGCGGTGGTGAGAGTTATTCGCAGTCAGGTAGAGCGTGAAAAGAGCCGTCATCGCCAGTACGCTGAGTCGATCGCCGCTACGATGGTACGAGGCGGCGAGACGCGTGCCAAAATTATTGAACGTAATGCGCAAGATGCGATCAATGAAGCGCTCAACAGTCCTATGCGTATGCGCCCTTTTGAGAATCCATTTACGGCTATAGAAAACCGAAAATTGCAAATCGAGCAAATGCGCAAAGAGGCGGAAGAAGCTGCTAAGCATGAGCGTGATGCGGCAGCCGAGAAGTCGGATTCATACAAGAGATGGTCGCTCGATCATGAGTTTTCACTAGACGAAATTGCCTCCAATTTGGAAGCGCAATTACTGATGAAATCGCTGCCGGGCAGTGCCCGACTTCGTCCTGAGGGTACGGGGCTCTTCGTTCGCTATTATGGCCGGTCGAATAATGATGTCGATGTGCATAATAGTGTCGCTCATTTTACCGATCATCGCAGCTTCGAGAACGATGATGCGGAAGATGCGCGTGAGCAAGAAGATACAGGTAAGTTGGTGCAAAAAGCCCACAACCAGCGCCCGCTGCAGGTGCGCGAAGGCACCGTTCGTGGTGCTCTAATCAAGTAG
- a CDS encoding LysM domain-containing protein, with the protein MSADLNELRKRVGEPHETTRVVLQKGDTFWRLAEIKYGGMHPIDAIYAVNDLLPRYEDRDGRKVLVDPIYYAGREYILPAKHELAKLQTEFWQSFDPATDEERLGVSDKRSSVCLRWDENFTELTRKKYNGRDAANAVYELNHMTPSVTVQDGVKQVSEPICQAGRSYDFPAEIEISELETKYKERIKRLLVD; encoded by the coding sequence ATGTCTGCCGATCTGAATGAATTAAGAAAACGAGTTGGAGAACCGCATGAAACGACGAGAGTTGTTTTGCAGAAGGGTGATACGTTCTGGCGGCTTGCGGAGATCAAATATGGTGGCATGCACCCGATTGACGCTATCTATGCCGTCAATGATCTCTTGCCGCGCTATGAAGATCGTGATGGCAGAAAGGTTCTGGTCGATCCCATATATTATGCAGGCAGAGAGTACATACTTCCGGCTAAGCATGAGTTAGCTAAATTGCAAACAGAGTTCTGGCAATCGTTCGATCCTGCGACTGACGAAGAACGGCTTGGAGTGTCAGATAAGCGTAGTTCTGTCTGTTTACGCTGGGATGAGAATTTTACGGAACTGACCAGGAAGAAATACAACGGCAGAGATGCAGCGAACGCGGTTTACGAACTCAATCACATGACTCCCTCGGTTACAGTTCAAGATGGTGTGAAGCAAGTCTCTGAGCCGATTTGTCAAGCCGGTCGGTCGTACGATTTTCCAGCTGAGATTGAAATTTCAGAGTTGGAAACAAAATACAAAGAGCGTATAAAACGGCTGCTGGTCGATTAA
- the tsaE gene encoding tRNA (adenosine(37)-N6)-threonylcarbamoyltransferase complex ATPase subunit type 1 TsaE, with product MNSLNILLPDHQATLILGRALADAVTTRAIIALNGPMGAGKTTLVQGLARALGVTETVSSPTFTMMNEYHSGRMALYHLDLYRLSEDSQSVADALAIELDQFIDQKMIAVFEWAHLFKVDSSSYFDQLDHLVVELDYVDEVKASEDGEKNSPSFYMESGRKAKLTAFGVESGILISKLKSLQNSQLKIL from the coding sequence ATTAACTCGCTAAACATCCTGCTTCCCGACCATCAGGCCACGCTTATTTTGGGACGGGCTTTAGCAGACGCTGTCACCACGCGCGCCATCATCGCCTTGAACGGGCCCATGGGCGCAGGCAAAACTACGCTCGTGCAGGGCCTTGCCAGGGCGCTCGGTGTAACAGAAACCGTAAGCAGCCCGACTTTTACGATGATGAATGAATACCATTCGGGGCGCATGGCGCTCTACCACCTCGATTTGTATCGTTTGTCGGAAGATTCGCAGTCGGTCGCCGACGCTCTGGCGATAGAGCTGGACCAGTTTATCGACCAGAAGATGATTGCTGTATTTGAGTGGGCGCATCTCTTCAAGGTCGATTCAAGCAGTTACTTCGACCAACTGGACCATTTAGTAGTAGAGCTTGATTATGTTGATGAAGTTAAGGCATCTGAAGACGGCGAAAAAAATTCCCCATCCTTTTATATGGAAAGTGGCCGAAAAGCAAAGTTGACCGCCTTTGGAGTTGAGTCAGGCATCTTGATTTCGAAGCTGAAAAGCCTCCAGAATAGCCAGCTTAAAATTCTCTAA